One Staphylococcus ratti DNA segment encodes these proteins:
- a CDS encoding ribose-phosphate diphosphokinase has product MLNTEYKNSSLKIFSLKGNEPLAQEVADHVGVELGKCTVKRFSDGEIQINIEESIRGCDVFIIQPTSNPVNVHLMELLIMIDACKRASAANISIVVPYYGYARQDRKARSREPITAKLVADLFETAGADRMIALDLHAPQIQGFFDIPIDHLMGVPILADYFLNNKDIDPEKCVVVSPDHGGVTRARKLADFLKTPIAIIDKRRPKPNVAEVMNIVGEIEGRTAIIIDDIIDTAGTITLAAQALKDKGATEVYACCTHPVLSGPAKERIENSAIKELIVTNSIQLKDEQKPNNIKELSVAELLAQAIVRVYERESVSVLFD; this is encoded by the coding sequence ATGTTAAATACCGAATATAAAAATTCGTCTTTAAAAATTTTCTCATTGAAAGGTAATGAACCCCTAGCTCAAGAAGTAGCGGATCACGTAGGTGTCGAATTAGGTAAATGTACAGTTAAGCGTTTTAGCGATGGAGAAATCCAAATCAACATTGAAGAAAGCATTCGTGGGTGTGATGTGTTCATCATTCAACCTACATCAAATCCTGTCAATGTGCATTTAATGGAATTACTCATTATGATTGATGCATGTAAACGTGCGTCTGCAGCGAACATTTCTATTGTAGTGCCTTACTATGGATATGCGAGACAAGACCGTAAAGCACGTAGCCGTGAACCTATCACTGCTAAACTTGTAGCAGATTTATTTGAAACTGCAGGCGCAGATCGCATGATTGCTCTAGATTTGCATGCGCCACAAATTCAAGGTTTCTTCGATATTCCAATTGATCACTTAATGGGTGTCCCTATTTTAGCGGACTATTTCTTAAACAACAAAGACATCGATCCTGAAAAATGCGTGGTCGTGTCACCGGACCATGGTGGTGTGACACGTGCGCGTAAATTAGCAGACTTTTTGAAAACGCCAATTGCGATTATCGATAAACGTCGCCCTAAACCAAACGTGGCAGAAGTTATGAATATTGTCGGTGAAATTGAAGGCCGTACAGCAATTATTATCGATGATATTATCGATACTGCAGGCACAATTACGCTAGCGGCACAAGCGTTGAAAGATAAAGGAGCTACAGAGGTGTATGCATGTTGTACACACCCAGTTTTATCTGGTCCAGCTAAAGAACGTATTGAAAATTCAGCGATTAAAGAACTTATTGTAACGAACTCAATTCAGTTGAAAGACGAACAAAAGCCAAATAATATTAAAGAATTATCAGTAGCAGAATTATTAGCGCAAGCCATTGTACGTGTATATGAGCGCGAATCTGTAAGTGTTTTATTTGACTAA
- the glmU gene encoding bifunctional UDP-N-acetylglucosamine diphosphorylase/glucosamine-1-phosphate N-acetyltransferase GlmU, protein MQKHAIVLAAGKGTRMKSKKCKVLHEVAGKPMIEHVIDQVKLAGIENIVTIVGHGAESVKETLGDVSKYSFQQEQLGTAHAVQQAEAHLGQLKGTTIVVCGDTPLIKGDTLSQLLAHHEASNAQATVLSATTEQPFGYGRIVRDSSTNLLQRIVEEKDASDEEKQITEISSGIFAFDNETLFKLLREVDNNNAQGEYYLPQVLTLIHQQAGHVAVYHAEHFEEMIGVNDRVALSRAERIYRERTNEAHMHNGVTLLDPATTYIGADVTIGTDTVIEAGVKISGKTEIGENVVVGQYSEIHDSVIEDGVTIKQSVITEAVVGSKSKIGPFAQLRPGSDLGSETKIGNFVEIKKARLDDGAKVSHLSYIGDAEIGARTNIGCGSITVNYDGVNKFKTIIGKDAFIGCNTNLVAPVSVGDGALIAAGSTITEDVPEESLALARARQTTKPGYLNQNK, encoded by the coding sequence ATGCAAAAACATGCAATCGTTTTAGCAGCTGGTAAAGGTACTCGCATGAAGTCTAAAAAATGTAAAGTGCTTCATGAAGTAGCTGGAAAACCTATGATTGAGCACGTCATCGATCAAGTCAAATTGGCTGGCATCGAGAATATTGTAACTATTGTAGGCCACGGTGCTGAAAGCGTGAAGGAAACATTGGGGGATGTTTCTAAGTACAGTTTTCAACAAGAACAACTAGGAACAGCGCATGCAGTACAACAAGCAGAGGCGCATTTGGGTCAGTTGAAAGGTACGACAATTGTCGTTTGTGGAGATACGCCTTTAATTAAAGGTGACACATTATCTCAACTTCTTGCACATCATGAAGCTTCCAATGCGCAAGCTACAGTGCTATCAGCGACGACAGAGCAACCATTTGGTTACGGTAGAATTGTACGTGATTCAAGCACTAACTTGTTACAACGAATCGTAGAGGAAAAAGATGCAAGTGATGAGGAAAAACAAATTACGGAAATCAGTTCCGGAATATTTGCTTTTGATAACGAGACGTTATTTAAACTTTTACGTGAAGTGGATAATAACAATGCGCAAGGTGAGTACTACTTACCGCAAGTTTTAACTTTAATTCACCAACAAGCAGGACATGTTGCTGTTTACCATGCAGAGCATTTTGAAGAAATGATAGGTGTCAATGATCGAGTGGCATTGAGTCGTGCTGAACGTATCTATCGTGAACGTACGAATGAAGCGCACATGCATAACGGCGTTACTTTACTCGATCCCGCAACAACGTATATTGGTGCAGACGTTACAATAGGCACTGATACAGTGATTGAAGCAGGCGTTAAAATTTCAGGAAAGACTGAAATTGGAGAGAATGTCGTTGTCGGTCAATATTCAGAAATACACGACAGTGTCATTGAAGATGGCGTTACAATCAAGCAATCGGTCATTACTGAAGCTGTTGTAGGTTCAAAATCTAAAATCGGACCGTTTGCACAATTACGTCCAGGCAGTGATTTAGGCAGCGAGACTAAAATTGGCAACTTTGTCGAAATTAAAAAAGCCCGTTTAGATGACGGTGCTAAAGTATCACATTTAAGTTATATTGGTGACGCTGAAATAGGTGCACGTACCAACATAGGTTGCGGCTCTATTACAGTGAACTATGATGGCGTCAATAAATTTAAAACGATCATTGGTAAGGATGCATTTATTGGTTGCAATACGAACTTAGTCGCGCCTGTTTCTGTTGGAGATGGTGCGTTGATTGCAGCAGGTTCAACGATTACGGAAGATGTTCCCGAAGAGAGTTTAGCCCTTGCACGTGCAAGACAAACAACGAAGCCTGGTTACTTAAATCAAAACAAATAA
- the spoVG gene encoding septation regulator SpoVG gives MKVTDVRLRKIQTDGRMKALVSITLDESFVIHDLRVIEGNSGLFVAMPSKRTPDGEFRDIAHPINSEMRQEIQDAVMKVYEETDEVIPSQNDEDKNESENNEEV, from the coding sequence ATGAAAGTGACAGATGTCAGACTTAGAAAAATACAAACTGATGGAAGAATGAAAGCTCTTGTATCAATTACATTAGATGAATCATTCGTAATTCATGATTTGCGCGTAATTGAAGGGAATTCAGGACTTTTCGTAGCAATGCCAAGTAAACGTACACCAGATGGTGAATTCCGCGACATTGCACATCCTATTAATTCTGAAATGCGTCAAGAGATTCAGGATGCTGTAATGAAAGTATATGAAGAGACTGATGAAGTTATTCCAAGCCAGAATGACGAAGATAAAAATGAATCAGAAAATAACGAGGAAGTTTAA
- a CDS encoding RidA family protein, with amino-acid sequence MKTINTDKAPAAVGPYSHATIVNGLVYTSGQIPLNLEGKIVSDDVEVQTKQVFENLKAVLNAAGSDLDHVVKVLVFLSDMENFQKVNEVYGSYFSSHKPARSAVEVARLPKDVKIEIEVIAEVKDV; translated from the coding sequence ATGAAAACAATTAACACAGATAAAGCGCCTGCTGCGGTAGGCCCATATTCACATGCAACTATCGTGAATGGTTTGGTCTATACGTCAGGACAAATACCTTTAAATTTGGAAGGTAAAATTGTAAGTGATGATGTAGAAGTACAGACAAAGCAAGTGTTTGAAAATCTAAAAGCTGTTCTTAATGCGGCAGGCTCAGATTTGGATCATGTCGTAAAAGTTTTAGTTTTCTTGTCTGATATGGAAAATTTCCAAAAGGTAAATGAAGTTTACGGCTCGTACTTCAGCTCGCATAAACCTGCGAGAAGTGCGGTTGAGGTAGCACGTTTACCCAAAGACGTTAAAATTGAAATCGAAGTCATCGCTGAAGTTAAGGATGTATAA
- the purR gene encoding pur operon repressor has protein sequence MRYKRSERIVFMTQYLINNPNKLVPLTFFVTKFKQAKSSISEDVQIIKDTLLEEGLGTIETVAGASGGVRYRPEMQKAEAEAVINELITLLQEKERLLPGGYLFLSDLVGNPPLLKRVGKLIATLYMHEELDAVVTIATKGISLANAVASVLNLPVVVIRKDNKVTEGSTVSINYVSGSTRKIETMVLSKRTLKEHSKVLIIDDFMRAGGSINGVINLMNEFKAEVKGVSVLVESKEVKQRLIEDYTSLVRLSDVDEYNQAFKVEAGNSLSKFEN, from the coding sequence ATGAGGTACAAAAGAAGTGAACGTATCGTCTTCATGACACAATATTTAATTAATAATCCGAATAAACTAGTCCCACTAACATTTTTTGTTACTAAATTTAAACAGGCAAAATCTTCTATTAGTGAAGATGTTCAAATCATTAAAGATACACTTCTTGAAGAAGGACTTGGCACAATTGAAACGGTAGCTGGTGCGAGTGGCGGTGTGCGCTATCGCCCAGAAATGCAAAAAGCAGAAGCAGAAGCGGTAATTAATGAATTAATCACACTACTACAGGAAAAAGAACGATTGCTTCCAGGTGGTTATTTGTTTTTATCAGATCTTGTTGGGAATCCGCCTTTGCTAAAACGTGTCGGTAAACTGATCGCGACACTTTATATGCATGAAGAATTGGATGCAGTAGTAACGATTGCGACAAAAGGTATTTCACTCGCAAATGCAGTCGCTAGTGTTTTAAACTTACCAGTAGTAGTAATCAGAAAAGATAATAAAGTGACAGAAGGGTCAACCGTCTCGATTAATTACGTTTCAGGTTCAACGCGTAAAATAGAAACGATGGTGCTTTCAAAGCGTACTTTAAAAGAACACTCAAAAGTTTTAATCATCGATGACTTTATGCGTGCAGGTGGTTCAATAAATGGCGTAATCAATTTAATGAATGAGTTTAAAGCCGAAGTAAAAGGGGTATCGGTACTTGTAGAATCTAAAGAAGTCAAGCAACGATTAATTGAAGACTATACTTCCTTAGTCCGTTTGTCCGATGTCGATGAATACAACCAAGCGTTTAAAGTCGAAGCGGGGAACAGCCTTTCTAAATTTGAAAATTAA
- the ispE gene encoding 4-(cytidine 5'-diphospho)-2-C-methyl-D-erythritol kinase produces MIYETAPAKINLTLDTLYKREDGYHEVEMIMTTIDLNDRLSFEKRQDGKIVLHVDETYIPSDDRNLAYRAALLMKETYQIKEGVTITLEKNIPVAAGLAGGSSDAAATMRGMNRLFELNRSLDELSELSAEIGSDIPFCVYGTTALCRGRGEKITLLERPPSSWVIVAKPQAGLSTPDIYNGLDLNHPFKVHTADCMKAIETGDYTGVCQSLSNRLEPVSMSLQPEIQKIKENMLNNGADGALMSGSGPTVYGLAQRERQARHIYNAICGCCNDVYLVRTLG; encoded by the coding sequence ATGATTTATGAAACGGCACCTGCTAAAATCAATTTAACGTTAGATACATTATATAAACGAGAAGACGGTTATCATGAAGTAGAGATGATTATGACAACGATTGATTTAAATGACCGTTTATCTTTTGAAAAACGGCAAGATGGCAAAATCGTACTTCACGTAGATGAGACATACATTCCATCCGATGATCGTAATTTGGCATATCGTGCAGCACTTCTGATGAAAGAGACGTATCAAATTAAAGAAGGCGTGACGATTACACTAGAAAAGAATATCCCCGTCGCGGCAGGTCTCGCTGGGGGCTCTAGTGATGCAGCAGCAACTATGCGTGGCATGAATCGTTTGTTTGAATTAAATAGAAGTTTGGATGAATTAAGTGAATTGTCCGCAGAAATCGGTTCAGATATTCCGTTTTGTGTGTACGGCACTACTGCTTTATGTCGGGGACGTGGTGAAAAAATCACATTACTTGAACGGCCACCATCATCATGGGTTATTGTCGCTAAACCACAAGCGGGATTGTCTACACCTGATATTTATAATGGCTTAGATCTGAATCACCCTTTCAAAGTGCATACGGCAGATTGTATGAAAGCAATTGAAACGGGCGATTACACAGGTGTTTGTCAGAGCTTATCCAATCGGTTGGAACCTGTTTCAATGTCATTACAACCGGAGATTCAAAAGATTAAAGAAAATATGTTAAATAATGGTGCGGATGGTGCACTAATGAGCGGCAGTGGTCCGACAGTTTATGGACTCGCACAACGCGAACGACAAGCGCGCCACATTTATAATGCAATTTGTGGTTGCTGCAATGATGTATATTTAGTACGAACGCTAGGATAA
- the veg gene encoding biofilm formation stimulator Veg — protein sequence MPKSIIDIKNRLDCQLGNRIVLKANGGRKKTIERSGVLKETYPSVFIVELDQDKHNFERVSYTYADVLTENVHVTFVEEELQQEAAAQ from the coding sequence ATGCCAAAATCTATTATAGACATCAAAAATCGTCTTGATTGTCAGTTAGGAAATCGTATTGTACTTAAAGCTAATGGGGGACGTAAAAAAACAATAGAACGTTCTGGAGTGTTGAAAGAAACATATCCATCTGTGTTCATTGTTGAGCTAGACCAAGATAAACATAACTTCGAACGTGTGTCCTATACTTATGCGGATGTACTCACAGAAAATGTACATGTAACTTTTGTAGAGGAAGAATTACAACAAGAAGCAGCGGCACAATAA
- the rsmA gene encoding 16S rRNA (adenine(1518)-N(6)/adenine(1519)-N(6))-dimethyltransferase RsmA: MHEKDIATPTRTRALLEQYGFSFKKSLGQNFLIDVNIINNIINASGIDENTGVIEVGPGMGSLTEQLAKHAKKVMAFEIDQRLIPVLKETLSPYNNVTIINEDILKADVSQAIQTHLSDCDKIMVVANLPYYITTPILLSLLEAKLNIDGYVVMMQKEVGERLNASVGTKAYGSLSIVAQYYTETSRVLNVPKTVFMPPPNVDSIVVKLMKRSTPIVKVDDERTFFKMTKGAFSQRRKTILNNYQNMFVDGKSVKADIMAWLEAAGIDPKRRGETLSIQEYARLYAELKNFPKLTL; encoded by the coding sequence ATGCATGAGAAAGATATAGCCACACCGACAAGAACCCGTGCATTACTTGAACAATATGGTTTTAGTTTCAAAAAAAGCTTAGGTCAGAACTTTTTAATAGACGTTAATATTATTAATAATATTATAAATGCGAGTGGCATTGATGAAAATACAGGCGTAATTGAAGTGGGTCCAGGTATGGGATCGCTGACAGAGCAATTGGCAAAACATGCTAAAAAAGTCATGGCTTTTGAGATTGATCAACGTTTAATACCCGTATTAAAAGAAACATTATCGCCTTATAACAATGTAACGATAATTAACGAAGATATATTAAAAGCAGATGTTTCACAAGCGATTCAAACACATTTGAGCGACTGTGACAAAATCATGGTCGTTGCTAATTTGCCATACTATATTACGACACCTATTTTGTTATCGTTACTTGAAGCGAAGTTGAATATTGATGGCTATGTGGTAATGATGCAAAAAGAAGTAGGTGAACGACTGAATGCTTCAGTAGGCACTAAAGCATACGGTTCATTGTCGATAGTAGCGCAATATTATACTGAAACGTCCCGCGTGTTGAACGTACCTAAAACCGTGTTTATGCCACCGCCTAATGTCGATTCTATCGTTGTGAAATTGATGAAGCGCTCGACGCCTATTGTGAAGGTTGATGATGAGCGCACGTTCTTTAAAATGACAAAAGGTGCGTTTAGTCAACGTCGTAAAACTATTTTGAATAACTATCAAAATATGTTTGTTGACGGTAAAAGTGTCAAAGCAGACATTATGGCGTGGTTAGAAGCGGCTGGCATCGATCCCAAGCGACGTGGAGAAACGCTTTCAATACAGGAATATGCACGATTATATGCGGAATTAAAAAATTTCCCAAAATTGACATTATAA
- the rnmV gene encoding ribonuclease M5: MKINEFVVVEGRDDTERVQRAVDCDTIETNGSAIDRERLDVIRQAQETRGVIVLTDPDFPGDKIRTIIRDAVPGVKHAYIDREKAKNKRGKIGVEHASFEAIREALMHVSSPLSESHETIDKAVLIDLGLIIGPDARRRREIIGRKLHIGHSNGKQLLKKLNAFGYTEEDVRRALGEEE; the protein is encoded by the coding sequence ATGAAAATCAATGAATTTGTGGTGGTAGAAGGTCGTGATGACACAGAGCGGGTGCAACGCGCTGTTGATTGTGACACAATAGAGACGAATGGGAGCGCAATTGATCGCGAACGGCTAGATGTTATTCGTCAAGCACAAGAGACGAGAGGAGTCATTGTGTTGACGGATCCTGATTTTCCTGGCGATAAAATCCGCACAATTATTCGAGACGCTGTTCCAGGCGTTAAGCATGCTTATATCGACCGTGAAAAAGCCAAAAATAAAAGAGGGAAAATAGGAGTCGAACATGCATCATTTGAGGCTATTCGTGAAGCGTTAATGCATGTGTCATCACCTTTATCAGAATCCCATGAAACCATTGATAAAGCGGTGCTAATTGATTTAGGACTTATTATTGGCCCGGACGCAAGACGGCGCCGCGAAATTATAGGTCGAAAGTTACACATTGGTCATTCTAATGGCAAACAATTATTAAAGAAACTCAATGCGTTTGGTTATACTGAAGAAGATGTCCGACGCGCATTAGGAGAAGAGGAGTAA
- a CDS encoding TatD family hydrolase — protein sequence MLIDTHVHLNADQYEEDLEEVIERAREAGVNRMFVVGFDTKTIERAMTLIEDYEFIYAIIGWHPVDAIDCTDERLDWIESLAQHPKVIGIGEMGLDYHWDKSPKDVQKELFRKQIALAKRVKLPIVIHNREATQDCIDILLEEHAEEVGGIMHSFSGSPEIADIVINKLNFHISLGGPVTFKNAKQPKEVAKHVPLERLLVETDAPFLTPHPYRGKRNEPAHVTLVAEQIAALRGITYEEVAQQTTKNAMTLFNLNESF from the coding sequence ATGTTAATCGATACACATGTACATTTAAATGCGGATCAATATGAGGAAGACTTAGAAGAAGTAATTGAGCGCGCGCGTGAAGCGGGAGTGAACCGTATGTTTGTGGTTGGTTTTGATACGAAAACAATTGAACGCGCGATGACATTGATTGAAGACTATGAATTTATTTATGCCATTATTGGTTGGCATCCGGTTGATGCGATTGATTGTACAGATGAACGACTAGACTGGATAGAGTCATTAGCGCAACACCCAAAAGTTATCGGTATTGGGGAAATGGGCTTAGATTATCATTGGGATAAATCACCTAAAGACGTTCAAAAAGAGCTATTCCGAAAGCAAATCGCATTAGCCAAACGTGTGAAGCTGCCAATCGTCATCCATAATAGAGAAGCGACACAGGACTGCATAGATATTTTATTAGAGGAACATGCTGAAGAAGTTGGCGGTATTATGCATAGTTTTAGTGGGTCTCCTGAGATTGCAGATATTGTCATTAACAAATTAAACTTTCATATTTCACTTGGCGGCCCCGTCACTTTTAAAAATGCGAAACAGCCAAAAGAAGTGGCGAAACATGTGCCTTTAGAACGTTTACTTGTAGAAACAGATGCACCTTTTCTAACACCTCACCCTTATCGTGGAAAACGTAATGAGCCTGCGCATGTGACTTTAGTTGCAGAACAGATTGCAGCGCTTCGCGGGATTACTTATGAAGAAGTGGCGCAACAAACTACAAAAAATGCAATGACATTATTCAATTTAAATGAATCATTTTGA
- the metG gene encoding methionine--tRNA ligase, producing MVKDTFYITTPIYYPSGNLHIGHAYSTVAGDVIARYKRLQGYDVRYLTGTDEHGQKIQEKAQKAGMSELDYLDGMIDGIKALWKKLDISNDDFIRTTERRHTQVVEKIFEKLLAQGDIYLGEYEGWYSVPDETYYTETQLVEPVYENGKIVGGKSPDSGHEVELVKEESYFFKLSKYADRLLAFYDEHPEFIQPPSRKNEMINNFIKPGLDDLAVSRTSFNWGVKVPSNPKHVVYVWLDALVNYISALGYLTDDDTAFQKYWPADIHLMAKEIVRFHSIIWPIILMALDLPLPKKVFAHGWILMKDGKMSKSKGNVMDPNVLIDRYGLDATRYYLMRELPFGSDGVFTPETFVERTNYDLANDLGNLVNRTISMINKYFGGQLPAYQGPKHELDADMEQMALDTVHTYHESMNNLQFSIALSTVWKLISRTNKYIDETTPWILAKDDAQKEMLGNVMAHLVENIRYAAVLLRPFLTHAPYQIFDQLNIQNETLHELDSLETYGQLTSEITVSAKPTPIFPRLDVAAEVEYIKTSMQPPKSETEAVSSKAQIDIKDFDKVEIKAATIIDATHVKKSDKLLKIQVDLDHEQRQIVSGIAKFYQPEDIIGKKVAVVTNLKPAKLMGQKSEGMILSAEKDGVLTLVSLPNAVPNGAVIK from the coding sequence ATGGTAAAAGATACATTTTACATTACTACACCGATATATTATCCAAGCGGTAATTTACACATTGGCCATGCATACTCTACTGTAGCAGGAGACGTTATTGCACGTTATAAACGTTTACAAGGATACGATGTACGCTATTTAACAGGAACAGATGAGCATGGGCAGAAAATACAAGAAAAAGCTCAAAAAGCAGGAATGTCTGAATTAGATTATTTAGACGGAATGATTGATGGGATTAAAGCATTGTGGAAAAAGCTCGATATTTCTAATGATGACTTTATTCGTACAACAGAACGACGTCATACACAAGTCGTTGAAAAAATCTTTGAAAAACTATTAGCGCAAGGTGATATTTACCTTGGAGAATACGAAGGTTGGTATTCTGTACCTGATGAAACGTACTACACTGAAACACAGTTAGTAGAACCCGTGTACGAAAACGGTAAAATCGTAGGCGGAAAAAGTCCGGATTCAGGTCATGAGGTAGAGCTTGTTAAAGAAGAAAGTTATTTCTTTAAGCTTTCTAAATATGCGGATCGCCTACTGGCATTTTATGACGAACACCCAGAATTTATTCAGCCACCATCTCGAAAAAATGAAATGATTAATAATTTCATTAAACCTGGCTTAGATGATTTGGCGGTATCACGTACGTCGTTTAACTGGGGTGTGAAAGTTCCTTCTAATCCGAAGCACGTAGTATATGTATGGTTAGACGCCCTTGTCAATTATATTTCAGCGCTAGGCTATTTAACAGATGATGATACAGCATTTCAAAAGTATTGGCCAGCAGACATTCATTTAATGGCAAAAGAAATTGTGCGTTTCCATTCCATCATTTGGCCAATTATTTTAATGGCGCTTGATCTGCCGTTACCTAAAAAAGTTTTCGCGCACGGTTGGATATTGATGAAAGATGGTAAAATGAGTAAATCCAAAGGTAATGTGATGGATCCTAATGTATTAATTGACCGCTATGGCTTAGACGCAACACGTTATTACCTTATGAGAGAGTTGCCATTTGGCTCAGATGGTGTCTTTACACCTGAAACTTTCGTAGAACGTACGAACTATGACCTTGCGAATGACTTAGGTAACTTAGTCAATCGAACAATTTCAATGATTAACAAGTATTTTGGTGGTCAACTTCCAGCATACCAAGGTCCAAAGCATGAGCTTGATGCAGATATGGAGCAAATGGCTTTAGATACTGTGCACACGTATCATGAAAGTATGAATAATTTGCAATTCTCTATTGCGCTTTCAACGGTATGGAAATTAATTAGTCGTACGAACAAATACATTGATGAAACAACACCATGGATTTTAGCAAAAGATGATGCTCAAAAAGAAATGTTAGGCAACGTGATGGCACACTTAGTGGAAAATATTCGCTATGCTGCTGTATTGTTACGCCCGTTCTTAACACATGCGCCATATCAGATTTTTGACCAACTTAACATTCAAAATGAGACGTTACATGAGTTGGATAGTCTTGAAACGTATGGTCAGTTAACATCGGAAATAACAGTATCGGCAAAACCAACACCAATCTTTCCACGTTTAGATGTTGCAGCAGAAGTGGAATATATTAAAACGAGCATGCAACCGCCTAAATCAGAAACGGAAGCAGTATCTTCAAAAGCACAAATCGACATTAAAGATTTCGATAAAGTGGAAATTAAAGCGGCAACGATTATTGATGCGACGCACGTTAAAAAATCAGATAAACTATTGAAAATTCAAGTCGACTTAGACCATGAACAGCGCCAAATTGTTTCAGGTATTGCGAAATTTTATCAACCTGAAGACATTATAGGTAAGAAAGTGGCAGTCGTAACAAACTTAAAACCTGCGAAATTAATGGGACAAAAATCAGAAGGTATGATTTTATCTGCTGAAAAAGATGGCGTACTTACTTTAGTAAGCTTACCAAATGCAGTTCCAAATGGCGCGGTGATTAAGTAA
- the rsmI gene encoding 16S rRNA (cytidine(1402)-2'-O)-methyltransferase, translated as MTHLYLVGTPIGNLEDMTFRAIETLINVDLIACEDTRVTKKLCHHFNITTPLQSYHEHNKAQMTDTLISALLEGKTIALVSDAGLPLISDPGYELVVRAREAHITVTPIPGANAGLTALMASGLPSFVYTFIGFLPRKMREKKEILETRMFQESTLLLYESPYRVKETLEAIHAIDSERRVTLGRELTKKFEQITTDRVEHLLSQLEKTIPLKGEFVIVIEGAEAVAETQWFEELSIDEHVEHYIAQNMKPKQAIKQVAQEREISSKTVYNIYHKIEA; from the coding sequence ATGACACATTTATATTTGGTAGGTACACCAATAGGCAATTTGGAAGATATGACCTTTCGTGCGATTGAGACGCTTATAAATGTTGATTTAATTGCATGTGAAGATACACGTGTCACTAAAAAATTATGCCACCATTTTAACATTACGACACCGCTACAATCCTATCATGAACATAATAAAGCACAGATGACTGACACATTAATTTCCGCATTATTGGAAGGGAAAACCATTGCGTTAGTTTCAGATGCGGGTTTGCCTTTAATTTCTGACCCAGGTTACGAATTAGTTGTACGTGCACGAGAAGCTCACATTACAGTTACACCTATTCCAGGGGCGAATGCAGGGCTAACAGCTTTGATGGCAAGCGGATTACCTTCATTTGTCTATACTTTCATTGGCTTTTTGCCACGTAAAATGCGTGAAAAAAAAGAAATATTAGAAACACGGATGTTTCAAGAAAGTACATTGCTTTTGTATGAATCCCCTTATCGTGTCAAAGAAACATTAGAAGCGATCCATGCAATTGATTCAGAACGACGTGTTACACTTGGAAGAGAATTAACTAAAAAGTTCGAACAAATTACGACAGATCGAGTTGAACACTTACTATCACAATTAGAGAAGACCATTCCACTTAAAGGAGAATTTGTCATTGTGATAGAAGGGGCTGAAGCGGTTGCTGAGACGCAGTGGTTTGAAGAACTGTCAATTGACGAACACGTTGAACACTATATTGCTCAAAATATGAAGCCTAAACAAGCAATTAAACAAGTTGCGCAAGAACGAGAAATATCAAGTAAGACGGTCTACAATATCTATCATAAGATTGAAGCTTAA
- a CDS encoding GIY-YIG nuclease family protein: protein MANHYIYIVRCKDASLYTGYTTDIDARIAKHNEGKGAKYTKVRRPVKLLYQETFETKSEALKREYAIKQLSRKDKLQLIKGALI from the coding sequence ATGGCTAATCATTATATTTACATTGTACGTTGTAAAGATGCGTCATTATATACGGGCTATACAACAGATATTGATGCGCGGATTGCAAAACATAATGAAGGCAAAGGAGCCAAATATACGAAAGTACGACGTCCTGTAAAACTGTTATATCAAGAAACTTTTGAAACAAAATCTGAGGCACTAAAACGCGAATATGCTATTAAACAATTAAGTCGCAAAGACAAGTTGCAACTGATTAAAGGAGCGCTAATATGA